A region of the Nerophis lumbriciformis linkage group LG13, RoL_Nlum_v2.1, whole genome shotgun sequence genome:
ACCGCACGGCTGGCCTGGTCTTCTATTGCTTCATCTTCGTCAGCGGCGTCATGGTCAACCTCAGCGCTTTATGGGTTTTCGCCCTGACCACCAAGAAGAAGAGCACCATCACCGTCTACATGACCAACGTGGCGCTGGTGGACCTCACCTTCATCCTGCTTCTCCCCTTCCGGATGGTCTACCTCCACTTGGACTTCTGGCCCCTCGGCGATATTTTCTGCCGCGTCAGCGCCGCCGTCACGGTCTTCTACCCGTGCATCGCCATGTGGCTCTTCACTCTCATCAGCGCCGACCGATACATGGCCATCGTGCAGCCCAAGCACGGCAAGGAGCTGAGGAACGTGCCCAAGACGGTGGCAGCGTGTGCCGGGGCGTGGCTAATGACCCTGGGCGGCACCGCACCGTTGCTTTTCTCCGGCGGGAGCGACCGCGACGGCAACTTCACCACCTGCTTCAAAATGCAGGATGTCATCTACCTGCGACGCCAAGACTCCGTCAACTTCGCCCGCGTGGCCTTCTTCTTCCTGCTGCCCGTCTGCGTCATGATCGGTTGCTACGTGGTGGTCGTGGACAACCTGATCCACGGGCGCACCTCCAAGCTGAAACCCAAAGTGAAGAGGAAGTCCATCAAGATCATCATCACGCTCATCCTGCAGGTTTTGGTTTGTTTCGTGCCGTTCCACGTGTGCTTGTTGCTGCACTTGCTGGGCGTGGACAAAGGCGAGGCCTTCTGGACGTGGGCCGTGTTCTCCACGTTCCTCATGAACCTGAGCACGGTTCTGGACGTCATTCTGTATTACATCGTCTCCAAGCAGTTCCAGGACAGGGTGATCAGCGTGATGCTGTACAGGAACTACCTGCGCAGCGTCAGGAGGAAGAGCAGGCACACGGGCAGCCTGCGATCCTTGAGCAACGTGACCAGCGCCATGGTTTGAAACTTAGCCTGCTTATCTTGTAAAAAGGTGCAATAGTtattgtacaggtaaaagccagtaaattagaatattttgaaaaacttgatttatttcagtaattgcattcaaaaggtgtaacttgtacattatatttattcattgcacacagactgatgcattcaaatgtttatttcatttaattttgatgatttgaagtggcaacaaatgaaaatccaaaattccgtgtgtcacaaaattagaatattacttaaggctaatacaaaaaagggatttttagaaatgttggccaactgaaaagtatgaaaatgaaaaatatgagcatgtacaatactcaatacttggttggagctccttttgcctcaattactgcgttaatgcggcgtggcatggagtcgatgagtttctggcactgctcaggtgttatgagagcccaggttgctctgatagtggccttcaactcttctgcgtttttgggtctggcaatctgcatcttccttttcacaattccccacagattttctatggggctaaggtcaggggagttggcgggccaatttagaacagaaataccatggtccgtaaaccaggcacgggtagattttgcgctgtgtgcaggcgccaagtcctgttggaacttgaaatctccatctccatagagcaggtcagcagcaggaagcatgaagtgctctaaaacttgctggtagacggctgcgttgaccctggatctcaggaaacagagtggaccgacaccagcagatgacatggcaccccaaaccatcacccaaccatgcaaattttgcatttcctttggaaattgaggtcccacagtctggaggaagacaggagaggcacaggatccacgttgcctgaagtctagtgtaaagtttccaccatcagtgatggtttggggtgccatgtcatctgctggtgtcggtccactctgtttcctgagatccagggtcaacgcagccgtctaccagcaagttttagagcacttcatgcttcctgctgctgacctgctctatggagatggagatttcaagttccaacaggacttggcgcctgcacacagcgcaaaatctacccgtgcctggtttacggaccatggtatttctgttctaaattggcccgccaactcccctgaccttagccccatagaaaatctgtggggtattgtgaaaaggaagatgcacaatgccagacccaaaaacgcagaagagttgaaggccactatcagagcaacctgggctctcataacacctgagcagtgccagaaactcatcgactccatgccacgccgcattaacgcagtaattgaggcaaaaggagctccaaccaagtattgagtattgtacatgctcatatttttcattttcatacttttcagttggccaacatttctaaaaatcccttttttgtattagccttaagtaatattctaattttgtgacacacggaattttggattttcatttgttgccacttcaaatcatcaaaattaaatgaaataaacatttgaatgcatcagtctgtgtgcaatgaataaatataatgtacaagttacaccttttgaatgcaattactgaaataaatcaagtttttcaaaatattctaatttactggcttttacctgtatttacctGGATGCAATTTACACTCGCGGCGTGGCAGCGCT
Encoded here:
- the gpr18 gene encoding N-arachidonyl glycine receptor, which translates into the protein MTLSPNSSRLPDEYRTAGLVFYCFIFVSGVMVNLSALWVFALTTKKKSTITVYMTNVALVDLTFILLLPFRMVYLHLDFWPLGDIFCRVSAAVTVFYPCIAMWLFTLISADRYMAIVQPKHGKELRNVPKTVAACAGAWLMTLGGTAPLLFSGGSDRDGNFTTCFKMQDVIYLRRQDSVNFARVAFFFLLPVCVMIGCYVVVVDNLIHGRTSKLKPKVKRKSIKIIITLILQVLVCFVPFHVCLLLHLLGVDKGEAFWTWAVFSTFLMNLSTVLDVILYYIVSKQFQDRVISVMLYRNYLRSVRRKSRHTGSLRSLSNVTSAMV